Within the Hypericibacter adhaerens genome, the region GGTACGCTCGAGGATGTCGGAGCGCACGAACCGCGGCAGCCGGCGCATCACCTGGAAGCTCTTCTCGGCCTGGACGATCGCCGCCTCGATCTGGATCTCGTTGGCGACGGGCATCTGCCCGACCTCACTGCCGTCGAAGGGCGAACGGATGCTCTCGACGGGCGTCCCTTTGCGGGCGTCTGGGGCGCGATGCTGGTTCATGGATCTGGCTTGGGTCCCGTGGCTGGGCGAAAGGAATGGGGGACCGGGGCAGGAATGAAGCGACTACCCGGACAGTCGGGACTTCAGGCAGCCGCCGTTCGGGACTATCCCGCGCCGATCCCCCTGCCGGAAACCCTAGGGCTGCCTCCGGTGATGCCACAAGCGCAATTTCCAGAATGTGGCGTTGCCGAAATGAGAACGGTCGCCAGCCTCCCGACGGCGCCGGCCCCTCGGCTATTTGAGAAGCCGCAGCGCCTTCTTCAGCTCGTCGAGGAACTCCTCGGCCGGGATCGGCAGCTGGCGGCCCTTATGCACGATGATCTCGGCATTGGCGTTGCGGGCCGGATGATCGGCCAGCGGCACCGCCGCGATACGCTCGTTCCTGATCTCGCCTTTGATGGCGAAGAAGGGCAGGAACGCCACGCCGAGGCCGAGCCGTGCGAAGCTCACCAGCATCTGGATCGAATCCGTGGTCAGCACGGGCTCGATGCGGAGCTGCGCCGATTGCTGGATCTGGTCCACCAGCTGGCGGATGCCGAAGGAGGTGTCGGGCAAGGCGATCGGGTAGGCCTTCAGCTCCGACAGCTTGACCTGCTTCTTGCCGGCGATCGCATGGTCCGGCGCCACCGCCGCATAGAGCCGCTGCGGCTGGGTGGCGACCGCCTCGACATCGGGATGATAGGGCGCGTTGAAGGCGAGCCCCAGATCCGCATCGTCGTTGAGGATGGTGTCGACCACGCCCTGGCTGCCGCGCGTCAGCAGCGTCACGCTGACCGCGGGATAGCGGCGCCGGAAATCGCGGATCACCTGCGGCAGGATGTCGATGAGCCCGGCCTCGACGGTGCAGATCTTGACCGTGCCGCGCCGCAGCGCCCGCAGATCGTCGATCTCGGAGCGGATGCGATCGAGATTGAGCATGGTCTGCTGCGCGTATTTCGCCAGGATCTGCCCGGCATCGGTCAGCCGCACGCCGCGCGGATGGCGGTCGAACAGCGGCACGCCCAGCTCTTCCTCGAGATTCTTGATCTGCCGGCTGACGGCCGACTGCGCCACATGCAGCGATTCCGCGGCCTTGCGGATCGAGCGGGTCTGGGCGACGGCGTAGAAATAGCGGAGATGGCTGAGATGGAACAAGGATGGGCCGTAACGTTGCCGGAGAGGCGATAATCCTGCCCTGCACCTTAGCCGGGAACCTGTCTTCCGGCCAACCGGCCTGGGGCGATTATCCGAACCGGCGCAGATAATCCTGTGCCAGACGGCAGGTTCCGGCCGCGAATCCGGCGCCGAGACTTTGCGCGAACTCGAGATGCTGCCGCGTGCCCAGCCAGGCGAGCTCGAGCATGCGGCGAAACATGACGAAGGTCGGAATCTCGTCCACGATCTCGCGTTGCAGCGGCATGACCTTGCGATAACCCTTGAGCCAGGAGGCGATCAGCGGCGGAACGATCGGCTCCTCCTCCAGGAAGGAGAGCGCCGTGGCGAGGTCGTAGATGTACCAGCTGAAGCCGCAATCGTCGAAATCGATCACCTTGCTGGTATCGTTCTCCACCAGGATGTTGGCCAGGCGCATATCGGCATGGATCAGGCCGAACACCTCGCGCGCCGTGCCGATGCGATCGAGCCGGCGCTTGAGGACACCCGCCAGCCGCGACAGCAGCTTCAGCGCGTCCCCATCGACGCCCATGCCCTCTTGCCACCGGCCCCAGAGCGGATGCGCGCCCAGCGAGGCGTCGAAATCCCAGGCGTGGCGGGAAAAAATCCGGGGCACTGTCCAGGCTCGGGCGTGGCGATGCATCCGCGCCGTGATCTCGCCCAGCCTCTCGAAACCCTCGACCAGCGTGTCCGGCGGCGGTTCGCTGCCGGTGAGAAAGGTAAACATGACCGCGTGGCGGGGCTTGTCGAGATCGGGTGCCGTCAGAAGCTGCACCAGAGTTCCGTCCTTGGCGGGAATCGGCTCGGGCGCGATGACGTCCGCGTCGTGGCGGAGCGCCTGCATCCACATCAGCTCGGACGCGATCGAGGGCGCCGTGTGGTAGGCCAGGTTCTGCGAATGGACCCGCAGCACGGCGGGCTCCGGGCGTGCCGGGTCACGCACCAGGAACATGGTGTTTTCCGACTGATGCAGCAGGGAGGCGCGCGCCTGCTCGGAAAAATCGTAACGTGCGATCAGCCCCTGCGCCTCGCGCTCGAGAGCGTTGTAGAGCGGCCGGGGCAGTCCTGATGAATCCGGATCCATCATTGAACGCCCTTTCTACGACGAGGCCGGCGCGAGACC harbors:
- a CDS encoding phosphotransferase enzyme family protein, with product MMDPDSSGLPRPLYNALEREAQGLIARYDFSEQARASLLHQSENTMFLVRDPARPEPAVLRVHSQNLAYHTAPSIASELMWMQALRHDADVIAPEPIPAKDGTLVQLLTAPDLDKPRHAVMFTFLTGSEPPPDTLVEGFERLGEITARMHRHARAWTVPRIFSRHAWDFDASLGAHPLWGRWQEGMGVDGDALKLLSRLAGVLKRRLDRIGTAREVFGLIHADMRLANILVENDTSKVIDFDDCGFSWYIYDLATALSFLEEEPIVPPLIASWLKGYRKVMPLQREIVDEIPTFVMFRRMLELAWLGTRQHLEFAQSLGAGFAAGTCRLAQDYLRRFG
- a CDS encoding LysR family transcriptional regulator, producing MFHLSHLRYFYAVAQTRSIRKAAESLHVAQSAVSRQIKNLEEELGVPLFDRHPRGVRLTDAGQILAKYAQQTMLNLDRIRSEIDDLRALRRGTVKICTVEAGLIDILPQVIRDFRRRYPAVSVTLLTRGSQGVVDTILNDDADLGLAFNAPYHPDVEAVATQPQRLYAAVAPDHAIAGKKQVKLSELKAYPIALPDTSFGIRQLVDQIQQSAQLRIEPVLTTDSIQMLVSFARLGLGVAFLPFFAIKGEIRNERIAAVPLADHPARNANAEIIVHKGRQLPIPAEEFLDELKKALRLLK